The sequence GCATATACACTAACCGGTGTATTTCGGGAGTTCTTTACCAGTGCCAATTTGGAATTACTGGCAACTTATCCCAAGGGGATTCCCAAATCCTTCGCCCTTTTAATGTAGAGCACCCTTTCAATGTTATACGCCAACACTTTTATTGCGAGTTCTCGCCGCTTTAGCTAACCTTTCATGCTTTTAATTTCGGGACCAAAACACCTTTTGATGCTTGAGAAAACAGATTCTACAATGATTCTTATGTGATACTCGTCCATCCATCCTTCCATCTTTATTGAGGAATACGTCACGATAGACGGATGTAAGTGATATCTGAAGCCCATACCTGATTCAATCGGGTTATCTTCAACCCCTTCATAAGATTGGGATAGACCCAGAGATCGTGTCTGGAATCGGTGGTTTTTGACTTAAAATCCTTACGAACGCAAAGAAGATTGTCTTCCCTCATGCCTGAGTACACGTTTATGGTTCACTGAATAACCACGATTCCGGAGTTCGGCGGTTATCCGTCTGTATCCGTATGCGGGGAACTCCACAGCGATCCTCTGTATTTCGTTTCTAACGTCTATGTTGGGTATGGCATTCATCTGCCAGGTCTTCGATTGCCCGAACCACTTATAGAACCAGAACCCACGGGTTTCCACACTACTAAGTT comes from Methanophagales archaeon and encodes:
- a CDS encoding transposase; protein product: MNAIPNIDVRNEIQRIAVEFPAYGYRRITAELRNRGYSVNHKRVLRHEGRQSSLRS